A single Equus quagga isolate Etosha38 chromosome 8, UCLA_HA_Equagga_1.0, whole genome shotgun sequence DNA region contains:
- the MPLKIP gene encoding M-phase-specific PLK1-interacting protein, with product MVKDRQCSVQGWSGQFRREKAAVRSSSAAPEMHRQNFRPPTPPYPGPGVGGWGGGSSFRGTPGGGGARPPSPRDGYGSPHHTPPYGPRSRPYGSSHSPRPGGSFPGGRFGSPSPGGYPGSYSKSPAGSQQQFGYSPGQQQTHPQGSPRTSTPFGSGRGREKRMSNELESYFKPSMLEDPWAGLEPVSVVDINQQYSNTQTCTGKKGRYFC from the exons ATGGTGAAGGACCGCCAATGCTCTGTGCAGGGTTGGTCGGGACAGTTCCGGCGGGAGAAGGCGGCGGTGAGGTCTTCGTCTGCGGCTCCTGAGATGCACCGACAGAATTTTCGCCCCCCGACTCCTCCTTACCCCGGCCCGGGCGTAGGAGGTTGGGGTGGCGGGAGCAGCTTCCGGGGTACCCCGGGCGGAGGCGGAGCGCGGCCGCCCTCCCCTCGGGACGGGTACGGGAGTCCGCACCACACGCCGCCATACGGGCCCCGGTCTCGGCCCTACGGAAGCAGCCACTCTCCGCGGCCCGGCGGCAGCTTCCCGGGGGGCCGGTTCGGGTCTCCGTCCCCTGGCGGCTACCCTGGCTCCTACTCCAAGTCCCCCGCGGGGTCCCAGCAGCAATTCGGCTACTCCCCAGGGCAGCAGCAGACCCACCCCCAG GGTTCTCCAAGGACATCTACACCATTTGGATCAGGGCGtggtagagaaaagagaatgtcTAATGAGTTGGAAAGTTATTTCAAGCCTTCAATGCTTGAAGACCCTTGGGCTGGCCTAGAACCAGTGTCTGTAGTGGATATTAACCAACAGTACAGCAATACTCAAACATGCACAGGCAAAAAAGGAAGATACTTTtgttaa